A stretch of Roseovarius sp. M141 DNA encodes these proteins:
- a CDS encoding peptidase: MTYVLGDHILGAARGWIGTPYLHQASCKGAGTDCLGLLRGVWREVLGIEPEVPPAYSMDWSEPARIEALWQAAQRHLLPKASAEEAPGDVLLFRMRDGAVAKHLGIAGRIGAEASFVHAYSGHAVVESPLSLPWRRRIVARFTFPKERI, encoded by the coding sequence ATGACTTACGTTCTGGGGGATCACATCCTTGGCGCCGCGCGCGGCTGGATCGGGACACCGTATCTGCATCAGGCCTCCTGCAAGGGCGCGGGCACCGATTGTCTGGGGTTGCTGCGCGGCGTCTGGCGCGAGGTGCTGGGCATCGAACCTGAAGTGCCACCGGCCTATTCGATGGATTGGTCAGAGCCCGCCCGCATCGAGGCGCTGTGGCAGGCCGCGCAGCGGCATTTGTTGCCCAAGGCCTCGGCCGAAGAAGCACCCGGTGACGTGCTGCTGTTTCGCATGCGCGATGGCGCGGTGGCCAAGCATCTGGGGATCGCGGGGCGCATCGGCGCCGAGGCCAGTTTTGTCCATGCCTATTCTGGCCATGCGGTCGTCGAAAGCCCACTGAGCCTGCCATGGCGGCGCCGCATCGTGGCGCGTTTCACATTTCCCAAGGAGCGTATCTGA
- a CDS encoding DUF2163 domain-containing protein — protein MSGLNAELHAHLQTGVTTTCRAWALARKDGTVLGFTDHDGSLQFDGITFRADTGLSALAIQQTTGLSVDNTEALGALSDVSIREEDIEAGRYDGAEIRAWLVNWQDVRQRHLQFRGSIGELRRSGGAFEAELRGLTEALNRPLGRVFQKPCSAVLGDGACTFDMATPGYANELAAVQIDARRVFHFEAFGGFDAGWFQHGQLIVLDGAAKGLSGVIKRDGMIGVQRVIELWHPLRADVRAGDSLRLQAGCDKRALTCRLKFQNFANYQGFPDIPGDDWSISDPAKSGSLNGGSRR, from the coding sequence ATGAGCGGGCTGAACGCAGAGCTGCACGCGCATTTGCAGACGGGTGTCACCACGACCTGCCGCGCCTGGGCGCTGGCGCGCAAGGATGGCACGGTGCTGGGGTTTACCGACCATGACGGCTCCCTGCAGTTCGACGGGATCACATTTCGCGCCGATACCGGGCTGAGCGCGCTGGCGATACAGCAGACCACCGGCCTGTCGGTGGACAATACCGAAGCACTGGGCGCGCTGAGCGATGTGTCGATCCGCGAGGAGGATATCGAGGCGGGCCGCTATGACGGGGCCGAGATCCGCGCGTGGCTGGTCAACTGGCAGGACGTGCGCCAGCGTCATCTGCAATTTCGCGGCTCGATCGGCGAATTGCGTCGCTCGGGCGGGGCATTCGAGGCAGAGCTTCGCGGGCTGACCGAGGCGCTGAACCGTCCGCTGGGGCGGGTTTTTCAAAAGCCATGCTCGGCAGTTCTGGGCGACGGCGCTTGTACATTCGATATGGCAACGCCGGGCTATGCCAACGAATTGGCAGCGGTCCAGATTGACGCGCGCCGCGTCTTTCATTTCGAGGCGTTCGGCGGGTTCGACGCGGGCTGGTTCCAGCATGGGCAACTGATCGTGCTGGACGGCGCGGCCAAGGGGCTGAGCGGCGTCATCAAACGTGACGGGATGATCGGCGTGCAGCGCGTGATCGAGCTGTGGCACCCGCTGCGCGCGGATGTACGCGCGGGCGATAGCCTGAGGTTGCAGGCGGGGTGCGACAAGCGGGCGCTAACCTGTCGGCTAAAATTTCAGAACTTTGCGAATTATCAGGGATTTCCAGACATTCCGGGCGACGACTGGTCCATTTCCGATCCAGCGAAGTCCGGCAGCCTGAACGGGGGGAGTCGCCGATGA
- a CDS encoding DUF2460 domain-containing protein: MGFHEVRFPANLSFGSVGGPERLTDVVTLANGFEERNTPWQHSRRRYDAGVAMRGLDDIEKLIAFFEARRGQIHGFRWKDWADFKSGSALLDPAYDDQLIAIGDDVTPTFQLTKTYRSGAHEYARPIAKPVRGTVRVGIGGDEQKEGVHYEVDTSTGIVTFNHPPNDGDRVTAGFEFDVPVRFDTDRIMVSVASFHAGDAPNVPVVEIRV, translated from the coding sequence ATGGGTTTTCACGAAGTGAGATTTCCGGCGAACCTGAGCTTTGGCTCGGTCGGGGGGCCTGAGCGGCTGACCGATGTGGTGACGCTGGCTAACGGGTTTGAGGAGCGCAACACGCCCTGGCAGCATTCGCGCAGGCGGTATGATGCAGGCGTGGCGATGCGCGGGCTGGACGATATTGAAAAGCTGATCGCGTTTTTCGAGGCGCGGCGCGGGCAGATTCACGGTTTTCGCTGGAAGGATTGGGCAGACTTCAAATCCGGCAGTGCGTTGCTGGATCCGGCTTATGACGACCAGCTGATCGCGATCGGCGACGACGTGACGCCGACGTTTCAGTTGACCAAAACCTATCGCTCGGGCGCGCACGAGTATGCACGACCCATCGCCAAGCCGGTGCGCGGCACCGTTCGGGTTGGCATTGGCGGGGACGAGCAGAAGGAAGGCGTTCATTACGAGGTGGACACGTCCACCGGGATCGTCACCTTCAATCATCCGCCCAATGACGGCGACCGCGTGACTGCAGGCTTCGAGTTTGACGTGCCGGTGCGGTTCGACACGGACCGGATCATGGTGAGCGTTGCCAGCTTTCACGCCGGGGACGCGCCGAATGTGCCGGTGGTGGAGATCCGGGTATGA
- a CDS encoding phage tail tape measure protein produces MSDGGDLGTLDAQIEALDGSLGAATDMAAAFNAELARVRGSFERTGYDVATLDRGMSRGLRRAIQGAVVDGDSLSTSLRTLANSMINTAFNAAVKPVADHVGGLLASGVGSLVGNLMPFANGASFSQGRVQPFASGGVVSGPVTFPMRGGTGLMGEAGPEAIMPLARGTDGKLGVRGGGGGNVSVVMNISTPDTEGFRRSQGQIAAQMSRAIGRGQRNR; encoded by the coding sequence ATGAGTGACGGTGGAGACTTGGGCACGCTGGACGCGCAGATTGAGGCGCTGGACGGGTCCTTGGGCGCGGCGACCGACATGGCGGCGGCGTTCAACGCAGAGCTGGCGCGCGTACGCGGCTCGTTCGAGAGGACCGGGTATGACGTGGCAACGCTGGACCGCGGGATGAGCCGGGGTTTGCGGCGCGCGATTCAAGGGGCGGTCGTGGATGGCGACAGCCTGTCGACGTCGCTGCGCACGCTGGCCAATTCGATGATCAACACGGCGTTTAACGCCGCTGTGAAGCCGGTGGCCGACCATGTCGGCGGGCTGCTGGCCAGCGGGGTCGGCAGTCTGGTCGGAAATCTGATGCCTTTTGCAAATGGGGCGAGTTTTTCGCAGGGGCGCGTGCAGCCCTTTGCCAGTGGCGGCGTCGTCAGCGGACCTGTGACCTTCCCGATGCGGGGCGGCACGGGGCTGATGGGCGAGGCCGGGCCGGAGGCGATCATGCCGCTGGCGCGGGGCACTGACGGCAAGCTGGGCGTGCGCGGCGGTGGGGGCGGCAATGTGAGCGTGGTGATGAACATCTCGACGCCCGACACCGAAGGGTTCCGGCGCAGTCAGGGCCAGATCGCGGCGCAGATGAGCCGGGCCATCGGGCGCGGTCAGCGCAATCGGTAA
- a CDS encoding rcc01693 family protein — MSGFDWPGLMQAGLRGLGLKPAEFWALTPAELRLMLGETQGGAPLVRDRLEALMQAYPDTRGENDE; from the coding sequence ATGAGCGGGTTTGACTGGCCGGGGTTGATGCAGGCGGGCCTGCGCGGCCTTGGGCTGAAGCCCGCCGAATTCTGGGCGCTGACCCCGGCCGAGCTGCGGCTGATGCTGGGCGAGACGCAGGGCGGTGCGCCGCTGGTGCGAGACCGCCTAGAGGCGTTGATGCAGGCCTATCCCGATACGCGAGGAGAGAATGATGAGTGA
- a CDS encoding gene transfer agent family protein gives MANPWAGEVAVVIDGERCVLKLTLGALAELEAGLAAGSLVDLVERFEAGAFSTRDVLALIVAGLRGGGWQGSSGDLIAADIEGGPLAAARAAAELLARAFMLPEAQ, from the coding sequence ATGGCAAACCCATGGGCAGGTGAGGTGGCGGTGGTCATCGACGGCGAGCGGTGCGTGCTGAAGCTGACTTTGGGCGCTTTGGCCGAGCTGGAGGCAGGGCTGGCAGCGGGATCGCTGGTGGATCTGGTCGAGCGGTTCGAGGCGGGTGCGTTCTCAACCCGCGACGTCCTGGCGCTGATCGTCGCGGGGCTGCGCGGTGGCGGCTGGCAGGGGTCCAGCGGTGATCTGATCGCCGCTGATATCGAAGGCGGGCCGCTGGCGGCGGCCCGCGCGGCGGCAGAGCTGCTGGCGCGGGCCTTCATGCTGCCGGAGGCGCAATGA
- a CDS encoding phage major tail protein, TP901-1 family, producing MAVQNGKDLLIKVDLTGDGNFESVAGLRATRISFNAESVDVTSLESAGGWRELLSGAGVKSAAISGSGIFRDADSDERTRQIFFDGETPAFQVVIPDFGIIEGPFQVTSIEYAGTHDGEATYEMSLASAGRMIFTAI from the coding sequence ATGGCAGTTCAAAACGGCAAGGACCTTCTGATCAAGGTCGATCTGACGGGCGACGGTAACTTTGAATCGGTGGCGGGGCTGCGCGCGACGCGCATCAGCTTTAACGCCGAGAGCGTGGATGTGACCAGTCTGGAGAGTGCGGGCGGCTGGCGCGAATTGTTGTCGGGCGCGGGCGTCAAATCGGCGGCGATCAGCGGATCAGGCATTTTCCGCGATGCGGATTCAGATGAGCGGACGCGGCAGATCTTCTTTGACGGCGAGACGCCCGCCTTTCAGGTGGTGATCCCCGATTTCGGCATCATTGAGGGGCCGTTTCAGGTGACGTCGATCGAATACGCGGGGACGCATGACGGCGAGGCGACCTATGAGATGTCGCTGGCATCGGCGGGCCGCATGATTTTCACGGCGATCTGA
- a CDS encoding DUF3168 domain-containing protein has product MSYGGSAALQAAVYGQLIGDAELSALVGGAIYDAPPAGALPSLYVTLGPEDVRDRSDATSGGAWHRFTVSVVSDAAGFAAAKQAAAAVGDALTDAELTLDRGHLAALNFYKARARRDDQLRRIDLTFRARVEDAV; this is encoded by the coding sequence ATGAGCTATGGCGGATCTGCGGCACTACAGGCGGCCGTTTACGGGCAGTTGATCGGGGATGCGGAGCTGTCGGCGCTGGTCGGCGGGGCGATCTATGACGCGCCTCCGGCGGGCGCGCTGCCCTCGCTTTATGTGACGCTTGGCCCGGAGGATGTGCGGGACCGTTCGGATGCGACTTCGGGCGGTGCATGGCATCGGTTCACCGTGTCGGTCGTCAGTGATGCCGCAGGTTTTGCGGCTGCCAAGCAGGCGGCCGCGGCGGTGGGCGACGCGCTGACGGATGCGGAACTGACGCTGGACCGGGGGCATCTGGCGGCGCTGAATTTCTACAAGGCGCGGGCGCGGCGGGACGATCAGCTGCGGCGGATCGATCTGACGTTCCGCGCGCGCGTCGAGGACGCGGTTTAA
- a CDS encoding head-tail adaptor protein: MKHINLNRHLVLEAPERIADGAGGYAETWQPIGKVWAEIIARTGREVTDGTAQVSSTGYKITVRAAPYGAPSRPKPEQRLRGGSRVFRIEAVTERDPLGRYLTCYAQEEVAV; the protein is encoded by the coding sequence ATGAAGCACATCAACCTCAACCGGCATCTGGTACTGGAGGCGCCCGAGCGCATTGCCGATGGTGCGGGCGGTTACGCCGAGACGTGGCAGCCTATCGGCAAGGTCTGGGCCGAGATCATCGCGCGCACGGGGCGCGAAGTGACGGACGGGACAGCTCAGGTGTCCAGCACGGGCTACAAGATCACGGTTCGAGCGGCGCCCTATGGTGCGCCTTCGCGCCCAAAGCCCGAACAACGGCTGCGGGGTGGCAGCCGTGTTTTCAGGATCGAGGCGGTGACGGAGCGCGACCCTTTGGGCCGCTATCTGACCTGCTATGCGCAAGAGGAGGTGGCGGTATGA
- a CDS encoding phage major capsid protein: MNETGNSGAGEGVSDDSQPVAEVKSAVAGFVAELKGFQSDIEERLQQQEEKMTMFERKSFVPARPVLAGGNDGPAPHQKAFNAYLRSGDDDGLRGLELEGKALGTSVSGDGGYLVDPQTTSTIKSTLSATASIRAIANVVAVEATSFDVLIDHGDVGHGWATEAAGVTETATPGIDRITIPLHELSALPKASQRLLDDSAFDIEGWLASRIADKFARAEAAAFVAGNGVDKPTGFLTKPTVDNDVWTWGNLGYVPTGADGAFDDADAVIDLVYALGAEYRANASFVMNSKTAGALRKMKDADGRFLWSDGLAAGEPARLLGYRVLIAEDMPDMAAGSMSVAFGDFSAGYTVAERPDLRVLRDPFSAKPHVLFYATKRVGGDVSDYAAIKLLKFAAS, from the coding sequence ATGAATGAAACTGGGAATTCCGGTGCCGGGGAGGGTGTGTCTGACGACAGCCAACCGGTGGCCGAGGTGAAGTCCGCTGTGGCGGGCTTTGTAGCTGAGTTGAAGGGCTTTCAGTCCGACATCGAAGAACGACTGCAACAACAAGAAGAGAAAATGACCATGTTCGAACGTAAATCCTTTGTGCCTGCGCGTCCTGTTCTGGCGGGCGGCAACGACGGCCCTGCCCCGCATCAGAAGGCGTTCAACGCCTATCTGCGCTCGGGCGACGATGACGGTCTGCGCGGGCTGGAGCTGGAAGGCAAGGCGCTGGGCACGTCGGTCTCAGGCGATGGCGGCTATCTGGTGGACCCCCAGACGACCAGCACGATCAAGTCGACGCTGAGCGCGACGGCATCGATCCGTGCGATTGCCAATGTGGTAGCGGTCGAGGCGACCAGCTTTGACGTGCTGATCGACCACGGCGATGTCGGCCATGGCTGGGCCACCGAAGCGGCTGGCGTGACCGAGACGGCGACGCCGGGCATCGACCGTATCACTATCCCGCTGCACGAGCTGAGCGCGCTGCCGAAAGCGTCGCAGCGTCTGCTGGACGATTCGGCGTTCGACATCGAGGGCTGGCTTGCGAGCCGTATCGCAGACAAGTTCGCGCGTGCCGAGGCGGCAGCGTTTGTCGCCGGAAACGGTGTGGACAAGCCGACCGGCTTCCTGACCAAGCCGACGGTCGACAATGACGTCTGGACCTGGGGCAATCTGGGATATGTGCCGACCGGCGCGGATGGCGCATTCGACGATGCCGATGCGGTGATTGATCTGGTCTATGCGCTGGGCGCCGAGTACCGCGCCAATGCCAGCTTTGTCATGAATTCGAAAACGGCAGGTGCCCTGCGCAAGATGAAGGATGCCGATGGCCGGTTCCTGTGGTCGGACGGTCTGGCGGCGGGCGAACCTGCACGTCTGTTGGGTTACCGCGTGCTGATCGCCGAGGACATGCCGGATATGGCCGCCGGGTCCATGTCGGTCGCGTTCGGTGACTTCAGTGCGGGCTACACGGTCGCCGAGCGCCCGGATCTGCGCGTTCTGCGCGACCCCTTCAGTGCCAAGCCCCACGTCCTGTTCTACGCGACCAAGCGCGTCGGCGGTGACGTCAGCGACTATGCGGCGATCAAGCTGCTGAAATTCGCGGCCTCCTAA
- a CDS encoding HK97 family phage prohead protease translates to MDIDTGLERKFARFDADLTVKDGVGIEGYASYFGDTDQGGDVVVAGAYTKSLARLSAEARQVKMLWQHDPAQPIGVWDEVREDKRGLYVKGRLLEAVGRGREAAALIGAGAIDGLSIGYRTVRATKNDKGRRLLQELELWEVSLVTFPMLPSARVAAKGDALDGGDLRELAATFNAARRELARG, encoded by the coding sequence ATGGATATCGACACGGGGCTGGAGCGGAAATTCGCGCGGTTCGATGCGGATCTGACCGTCAAGGACGGCGTAGGGATCGAAGGCTATGCCAGCTATTTCGGCGACACCGATCAGGGCGGCGACGTGGTGGTGGCGGGTGCCTATACCAAGTCGCTGGCGAGGCTGAGCGCCGAGGCCCGGCAGGTCAAGATGCTGTGGCAGCACGATCCGGCGCAGCCCATCGGCGTCTGGGACGAGGTGCGCGAGGACAAGCGCGGGCTATACGTCAAGGGCCGTTTGCTGGAGGCCGTGGGCCGTGGGCGCGAGGCGGCGGCGCTGATCGGCGCGGGCGCGATTGACGGTCTGAGCATCGGCTATCGCACGGTGCGGGCGACGAAGAATGACAAGGGCCGACGGCTTTTGCAGGAACTGGAGTTGTGGGAGGTGTCGCTGGTGACGTTCCCAATGCTTCCCAGTGCGCGGGTGGCAGCCAAGGGCGATGCCCTGGATGGCGGCGATCTGCGTGAATTGGCGGCGACGTTCAATGCCGCACGCCGGGAGCTGGCGCGCGGCTAG
- a CDS encoding phage portal protein, which yields MIMDFFRQGAAQTDVKSAEAPEAKASAAGRVMAWHGSNRVAWSARDTGTLTRQGFAANPVGFRCVKMIAEAAASLPLVLQDAEQRYAEHPMLSLTRRPNPAQGRAELLEALYGQLLLTGNAYVEAVGDADGAPVELHVLRSDRMSVVPGADGWPVAYEYAVAGRKHRFDVSQGHPAVCHIKSFHPQDDHYGLSPMQAAAQAVDVHNSASRWSKALLDNAARPSGAIVYRGAEGQGTLSTDQYQRLVDEMESHHQGARNAGRPMLLEGGLDWKPMGFSPSDMEFQKTKESAAREIALAFGVPPMLLGVPGDATYSNYQEANRAFFRLTVLPLASRVAASLSDWLSGFDDHGLELKPDLDQVPALAAERDAQWARVAGADFLTEGEKRSLLGLPALPEPGCADG from the coding sequence ATGATCATGGACTTCTTTCGGCAAGGCGCGGCGCAGACCGATGTCAAAAGTGCCGAGGCGCCCGAAGCCAAGGCCAGCGCGGCAGGCCGTGTCATGGCCTGGCACGGATCGAACCGGGTGGCGTGGAGCGCGCGCGATACCGGGACGCTGACGCGGCAGGGCTTTGCCGCCAATCCCGTGGGGTTCCGCTGTGTCAAGATGATCGCGGAGGCGGCGGCGTCCTTGCCCTTGGTCTTGCAGGACGCAGAGCAGCGGTATGCCGAGCACCCGATGCTGTCGCTGACGCGCCGCCCGAACCCGGCGCAGGGGCGCGCCGAGCTGCTGGAGGCGCTCTACGGTCAATTGCTGCTGACCGGCAACGCCTATGTCGAAGCGGTCGGCGATGCGGACGGCGCGCCGGTGGAGCTGCATGTGCTGCGCTCAGACCGGATGAGCGTGGTGCCGGGCGCGGATGGCTGGCCGGTGGCGTATGAATATGCCGTGGCAGGGCGCAAGCATCGGTTCGATGTCAGCCAGGGCCATCCGGCGGTTTGCCATATCAAGAGCTTTCATCCGCAGGACGATCACTATGGGCTGTCGCCCATGCAGGCGGCGGCGCAGGCGGTGGATGTGCATAATTCCGCGTCGCGCTGGTCCAAGGCGCTGCTGGATAACGCGGCGCGGCCTTCGGGTGCCATCGTTTATCGGGGCGCCGAGGGTCAGGGCACGCTGAGCACGGACCAGTATCAACGGCTGGTGGACGAGATGGAGAGCCATCATCAGGGCGCGCGCAATGCCGGTCGGCCGATGCTGCTGGAGGGTGGTCTGGACTGGAAACCGATGGGATTCTCGCCCTCGGACATGGAGTTTCAGAAAACCAAGGAGAGCGCGGCGCGCGAGATCGCGCTGGCGTTCGGGGTGCCGCCGATGCTGCTGGGTGTGCCCGGGGATGCAACCTATTCCAACTATCAGGAGGCGAACCGGGCGTTTTTCAGGCTGACAGTTCTGCCGCTTGCCAGCCGGGTCGCAGCCAGCCTCTCGGACTGGTTGAGCGGGTTCGATGACCATGGTCTGGAGCTGAAGCCGGATCTGGATCAGGTGCCTGCGCTAGCCGCCGAGCGGGATGCGCAATGGGCGCGGGTCGCCGGGGCCGATTTCCTGACGGAAGGCGAAAAGCGGTCATTGCTGGGGCTGCCCGCCCTGCCCGAGCCCGGGTGCGCGGATGGATGA
- a CDS encoding dimethylsulfonioproprionate lyase family protein, with protein MRSESLQDFLAAARTAFAAHVDHPRATDSLHRIFAALETPGEWSETFGARLPACAHLAEATDLSHFTDPSLRALVKSFLRLEPDLYWRPRSGDCTNAGPGFAENHANAYIVGPGGIERRSDVWIGMSLVAPNIRYPDHTHPPEETYLVLSPGQFMQGHDNWFEPGVGGTLYNPPGILHAMHSGAAPLLALWALWAEPKGQ; from the coding sequence ATGCGATCCGAATCCCTGCAAGATTTCCTTGCTGCTGCCCGCACCGCCTTTGCCGCGCATGTCGACCATCCGCGCGCGACAGACTCATTGCACCGTATCTTTGCGGCACTTGAAACACCGGGCGAATGGTCCGAAACGTTTGGAGCGCGCCTCCCGGCCTGTGCGCATCTTGCCGAAGCCACAGACCTGTCGCACTTCACCGACCCGTCCCTGCGCGCGTTGGTAAAAAGCTTCCTCCGGCTCGAACCGGACCTCTACTGGCGTCCGCGCAGTGGCGATTGCACCAATGCCGGACCGGGCTTTGCCGAAAACCACGCGAACGCCTATATCGTCGGCCCCGGCGGGATCGAGCGGCGCAGCGACGTCTGGATCGGTATGTCGCTGGTCGCGCCGAACATTCGCTATCCCGATCACACCCATCCCCCGGAAGAGACATACCTCGTCCTCAGCCCCGGCCAGTTCATGCAAGGCCACGACAACTGGTTCGAGCCGGGCGTCGGTGGCACGCTCTATAACCCACCGGGCATTTTGCACGCGATGCACTCCGGCGCCGCGCCGCTCCTCGCCCTTTGGGCGCTATGGGCAGAGCCGAAGGGCCAATGA